The following proteins are encoded in a genomic region of Cucumis sativus cultivar 9930 unplaced genomic scaffold, Cucumber_9930_V3 scaffold72, whole genome shotgun sequence:
- the LOC101207392 gene encoding protein NDL1 isoform X2, with protein MDNYENEHHVRTGQGSVSVIVCGDQDKPPLITYPDLALNHMSCFQGLFFFPEAASLLLHNFCIYHISPPGHELGAAEICEDDPSPSADDLADQILEVLNYFGLGAVMCMGVTAGAYILSLFALKYRERVLGLILISPLCKSPSWSEWFYNKVMSNLLYFYGMCGLLKECLLQRYFSKEVRGSAEVAESDIVQACRKLLDERQSNNVLRFLQAINRRPDITEGLKRLRCRTLIFVGDSSPFHSEALHMISKLDRRYSALVEVQACGSMVTEEQPHAMLIPMEYFFMGYGLYRPCQFSDSPRSPLSPSCISPELLSPESMGLKLKPIKTRIS; from the exons ATGGACAACTACGAGAAT GAGCATCATGTACGAACTGGCCAGGGTTCTGTGTCTGTAATAGTCTGTGGAGACCAAGATAAGCCGCCACTTATTACTTATCCCGATTTGGCTCTAAATC ATATGTCATGTTTTCAAGGATTATTCTTTTTCCCAGAAGCAGCTTCGTTGCTACTTCATAACTTTTGCATCTACCATATCAGCCCTCCTGGACATGAG TTAGGAGCTGCTGAGATTTGTGAGGATGATCCTTCACCCTCTGCCGATGATTTAGCAGATCAAATCCTTGAGGTTCTCAACTATTTTGG ACTCGGTGCGGTGATGTGCATGGGGGTAACAGCTGGCGCTTACATTCTTAGTCTTTTTGCT tTGAAGTATAGAGAGCGAGTTCTTGGTTTAATTCTTATATCCCCCTTATGCAAGTCGCCCTCTTGGTCCGAATGGTTCTATAATAAG GTAATGTCAAACTTGTTGTACTTCTATGGCATGTGCGGTTTGTTGAAAGAGTGCTTGCTTCAGCGGTACTTCAGTAAG GAGGTCCGTGGTAGTGCAGAAGTTGCAGAGTCTGATATAGTTCAAGCATGTAGAAAA CTACTTGATGAGAGACAGAGCAACAATGTTTTGAGGTTCCTCCAAGCCATTAATAG AAGACCAGACATTACTGAAGGGTTAAAAAGGCTCCGGTGTCGTACTCTCATTTTCGTCGGGGATAGCTCACCTTTCCATTCTGAAGCACTCCATATGATATCAAAATTGGATAGAAGATATAGTGCCTTGGTTGAG GTCCAAGCTTGTGGATCGATGGTAACCGAAGAGCAGCCACACGCAATGTTGATACCGATGGAGTACTTCTTCATGGGGTATGGATTATATAGGCCATGCCAGTTCAGTGATAGTCCACGGAGTCCATTAAGTCCATCTTGTATCTCCCCAGAGCTTCTTTCTCCAGAAAGCATGGGATTAAAGctaaaaccaataaaaacgCGCATTTCTTAA
- the LOC116406199 gene encoding xaa-Pro dipeptidase-like, with protein MALPSLLTPPPVPVELYVTNRQKLLNSFRQHLSDSSRPLQGIVLLQGGDERTRYDTDHLELFRQESYFAYLFGVIEPGFYGAIDIASGKSILFAPKLPPDYAVWSGEIKPLSYFKEKYDVSMAYYTDEIAAVLHKLYPELEKPLLFLLRGLNTDSNNYAVPANFEGIDTFVTDLNTLHPILTECRVFKSELELALIQFANDISSEAHVQVMRNVKVGMKEYQLESLFLHHTYMYGGCRHCSYTCICATGDNSAVLHYGHAAAPNDRTLEDGDIALFDMGAEYQFYGSDITCSFPVNGKFTSDQSLIYNAVLKAHDAVILVMKPGINWVEMHKLAEKIILESLIEGSVLVGDVMDMMAARLGAVFMPHGLGHFLGIDTHDPGGFLQGLGRPEEPGLSSLRTVRDLKEGMVITVEPGCYFIDALLDPALKNSKTSKFFNVEAVNKFRGSGGVRIESDLLVTANGCRNMTNCPRETWEIEAVMAGSPWPIVSKSISI; from the exons ATGGCTTTGCCTTCACTTCTCACTCCTCCGCCCGTCCCGGTGGAGCTTTACGTCACCAATAGACAAAAGCTACTCAACTCCTTCCGTCAACACCTTTCCGACTCCTCCCGTCCTCTCCAGGGCATTGTGTTGCTTCAG GGAGGTGATGAACGGACGCGCTACGACACGGATCATCTCGAACTCTTCAG GCAAGAGAGTTATTTTGCTTATCTGTTTGGAGTCATAGAGCCTGGATTTTATGGTGCTATC GACATTGCTAGTGGAAAGTCGATTCTGTTTGCTCCCAAGCTACCTCCTGACTATGCTGTCTGGTCGGGAGAAATAAAGCCTTTGTCATATTTCAAG GAAAAATATGATGTCAGTATGGCATATTATACCGATGAAATTGCAGCTGTTTTGCACAAACTATACCCAGAATTGGAGAAACCGTTACTATTCCTCTTACGTGGGTTGAATACTGATAGCAACAATTATGCAGTACCAGCAAATTTTGAG GGGATCGATACATTTGTAACTGATTTGAATACCCTGCATCCTATTTTGACTGAATGTCGTGTCTTCAAATCGGAACTGGAGCTTGCTCTTATTCAATTTGCCAATGATATTAGCTCAGAAGCTCATGTTCAG GTTATGAGAAATGTCAAGGTGGGCATGAAAGAATATCAACTGGAAAGTTTATTTCTTCACCACACTTACATGTATGGTGGATGTAGGCACTGCTCCTACACTTGCATTTGTGCCACTGGAGATAATAG TGCCGTTCTTCACTATGGACATGCAGCAGCTCCAAATGACAGA ACGTTGGAAGATGGTGATATAGCTTTGTTTGATATGGGAGCAGAATACCAGTTTTATGGATCTGACATTACGTGTTCATTTCCT GTGAATGGTAAATTTACAAGTGACCAGTCGCTGATATATAAT GCTGTCCTCAAGGCTCATGATGCTGTTATATTAGTTATGAAACCTGGAATAAACTGGGTTGAAATGCACAA ATTAGCCGAGAAGATTATTCTTGAGTCATTGATTGAGGGTTCTGTGCTTGTCGG AGATGTAATGGACATGATGGCTGCGCGTCTCGGGGCTGTTTTCATGCCACACGGTTTGGGACATTTCCTTGGTATCGATACTCATGATCCTGGAGGTTTCTTGCAG GGTTTGGGAAGGCCGGAAGAACCGGGGCTAAGTTCTTTACGCACAGTTCGGGATCTTAAAGAAGGAATG GTCATCACTGTAGAGCCAGGATGCTACTTCATTGATGCATTACTAGACCCGGCCCTGAAGAATAGTAAAACCTCCAAGTTTTTCAACGTAGAAGCAGTGAACAAATTTAGAGGCTCCGGCGGTGTTCGAATTGAAAGTGATTTG CTAGTCACTGCCAATGGGTGCAGAAACATGACCAATTGTCCTCGAGAAACATGGGAAATAGAGGCAGTTATGGCAGGATCCCCATGGCCGATTGTATCAAAATCCATCTCGATCTAG
- the LOC116406195 gene encoding protein arginine N-methyltransferase 1.1-like — MGRRRSDNHSPTTLNGLPQPQGSKICFEDDDDEAPVEETTESSNFDESMCDAADDSNRVIEDTACEPGQSFNDKDDKTSADYYFDSYSHFGIHEEMLKDTVRTKTYQNVIYQNKFLFKNKVVLDVGAGTGILSLFCAKAGAAHVYAVECSHMADMAKEIVETNGFSNVITVLKGKVEEIELPVAKVDIIISEWMGYFLLFENMLNTVLYARDKWLVDDGIVLPDKASLHLTAIEDADYKEDKIEFWNSVYGFDMSCIKKQALVEPLVDTVDQNQIVTNCQLLKTMDISKMAPGDASFTAPFKLVAERDDYIHALVAYFDVSFTKCHKLTGFSTGPRSRSTHWKQTVLYLEDVITICEGESITGSLNVAPNKKNPRDIDIVLKYSFNGRRSTISKTQHYKMR; from the exons ATGGGTCGCCGGAGATCTGACAATCACTCTCCGACCACCCTCAACGGCTTGCCTCAGCCTCAGGGTTCGAAGATTTGCTTCGAAGACGACGACGACGAAGCTCCGGTTGAAGAAACCACTGAAAGCTCCAACTTCGACGAATCCATGTGCGACGCCGCCGACGACTCAAACAGAGTCATTGAAGATACCGCGTGTGAGCCCGGCCAGTCCTTCAATGATAAAGACGATAAAACCAGCGCTGATTATTACTTCGATTCCTACTCTCATTTCG GTATTCACGAA GAAATGTTGAAGGATACAGTTAGAACTAAGACTTATCAAAAtgtaatttatcaaaataagtttttatttaaaaataaagtagttCTTGATGTGGGAGCAGGAACTGGGATTTTGTCACTATTTTGTGCCAAGGCAGGAGCTGCCCATGTTTATGCT GTCGAGTGCTCCCATATGGCCGACATGGCTAAAGAGATTGTTGAAACAAATGGATTTTCCAATG TTATAACTGTTTTGAAAGGGAAGGTTGAAGAAATCGAACTTCCCGTTGCCAAAGTAGACATAATTATCTCAGAATGGATGGGATACTTCTTGTTGTTTGAGAATATGTTAAATACAGTTCTATATGCTCGTGATAAGTGGCTT GTTGATGATGGTATTGTATTACCAGACAAAGCTTCTCTACATTTAACAGCTATTGAGGACGCAGATTATAAAGAAGACAAGATTGAGT TTTGGAATAGCGTATATGGGTTTGATATGAGCTGCATCAAAAAGCAAGCCTTGGTGGAGCCTCTGGTGGACACTGTTGACCAGAATCAAATTGTTACAAACTGTCAGCTACTTAAG ACAATGGATATATCAAAAATGGCACCTGGTGATGCTTCCTTTACTGCTCCATTCAAGCTTGTAGCAGAACGTGATGATTACATCCATGCTCTTGTAGCCTACTTTGATGTTTCTTTCACCAAATGCCATAAGTTGACGGGATTCTCAACTG GTCCAAGATCAAGGTCTACACATTGGAAGCAAACAGTCCTATACTTGGAAGATGTCATCACAATTTGTGAGGGCGAGTCTATAACTGGGAGTTTGAACGTTGCTCCAAACAAGAAGAATCCTCGTGATATCGATATCGTGCTCAAATACTCGTTCAATGGACGTCGATCTACAATCTCAAAGACTCAACATTACAAGATGCGTTGA
- the LOC116406196 gene encoding uncharacterized protein LOC116406196, translating to MKQLVIVVLVIFIIGLIPTFECSKKPSAAARKEDIPYIKCQVCEKLAAELYHQVEKKQAEIAPKKISEYQIIEIAENVCNLKKAEADWILQIDIVEQGDKLELVDQNTEGQCNSECKTIERACQEVMGYSDTDVAEYLYSSKPKIDSLVNYLCKDLTKSCTTKPPPVPKDRTPGEPFVAKSSKEAEMEKMMRSMEGMPGAPGMKMYSRDDLMNMKNFGGEDDDEEEEEEEENFPSNLGKVLREKERKNNDWKNRITKGVSKAGEALKQHAYKVSNKVRHWWRAKTGGLKSSKPTKQEL from the exons atgaagcaATTAGTGATTGTTGTTTTAGTGATTTTCATCATTGGTTTAATTCCAACGTTTGAGTGTTCGAAGAAACCATCAGCGGCTGCTAGAAAAGAGGATATTCCGTACATCAAATGCCAAGTCTGCGAGAAGCTTGCTGCGGAGTTGTATCACCAAGTTGAGAAGAAACAAGCTGAGATTGCTCCCAAGAAG atcTCGGAGTATCAAATTATCGAAATAGCTGAGAATGTTTGTAATCTGAAGAAGGCAGAAGCTGATTGGATCTTACAGATCGACATTGTTGAACAAGGTGATAAGTTGGAG CTAGTAGATCAGAACACTGAAGGACAATGCAATTCAGAGTGCAAGACCATTGAACGTGCATGTCAAGAG GTCATGGGATATTCCGATACTGATGTTGCTGAATACTTATATAGCTCCAAACCAAAGATTGATTCTTTGGTTAACTATCTGTGCAAGGACCTCACTAAATCGTGCACTACTAAGCCGCCTCCAGTTCCTAAG GACAGGACTCCAGGTGAGCCCTTTGTGGCCAAGTCATCCAAAGAAGCTGAAATGGAAAAGATGATGAGATCCATGGAG GGAATGCCAGGAGCACCTGGAATGAAAATGTATTCAAGAGACGATTTAATGAACATGAAGAATTTTGGAggtgaagatgatgatgaagaagaagaagaagaagaagaaaacttccCCTCTAATTTG GGCAAAGTTTTGAGggagaaagagaggaagaacAATGATTGGAAAAATAGAATCACTAAAGGAGTTTCTAAGGCAGGGGAAGCACTAAAACAACATGCTTATAAAGTTTCCAACAAAGTAAGGCATTGGTGGAGAGCAAAGACTGGAGGCTTAAAAAGTTCAAAGCCAACAAAACAAGAACTTTGA
- the LOC116406197 gene encoding mitochondrial carrier protein CoAc2-like encodes MNKNILEPWHEPNSQTLPSSSSITNCFDHTQINSPTLFPSLISLFLLPNLLINGEKRDEREVGMIMDGVIESMPQYAKELVAGGLAGGIAKTVVAPLERVKILFQTRRAEYQSIGLLGSIKKISKTEGFLGFYRGNGASVARIVPYAALHYMAYEQYRRWIILSFPNFNRGPVLDLLAGSFAGGTAVIFTYPLDLVRTKLAFQVKTKNISVPSQNKNHVYRGISDCFSKTFKEAGLRGLYRGVAPSLYGIFPYAGLKFYFYEEMKRHVPEEQKKNIMVKLVCGSVAGLLGQTFTYPLDVVRRQMQVQRLLASNNTEMMGTFETLSLIARKQGFKQLFSGLSINYLKVVPSVAIGFTVYDVMKTYLRVPSRDEAVVEVVTNKRNIQSSSLNT; translated from the exons atgaacaaaaatattttagag CCATGGCATGAACCAAATTCACAAACGcttccttcctcttcttccataACCAACTGTTTTGATCATACCCAAATCAATTCTCCAACACTCTTTCCCTCTTtgatctctctttttctcctaCCAAACTTGCTGATCAATGGCGAAAAGAGAGACGAAAGAGAAGTGGGTATGATCATGGATGGAGTCATAGAATCCATGCCTCAATATGCCAAGGAACTGGTTGCCGGTGGCCTCGCCGGTGGAATTGCCAAGACCGTCGTCGCTCCACTTGAGCGTGTCAAGATTTTATTCCAG ACCAGAAGAGCAGAGTATCAAAGCATAGGACTACTTGGATCTATCAAGAAGATTTCTAAGACTGAAGGTTTTCTGGGTTTCTACAG AGGCAACGGTGCTAGTGTCGCTCGGATTGTTCCTTATGCAGCGCTGCATTACATGGCTTATGAACAATATCGAAGATGGATTATcctttcttttccaaattttaatagAGGCCCCGTACTTGATCTTTTGGCAGGATCATTTGCTGGAGGAACTGCCGTGATTTTTACCTATCCTCTGGACTTGGTTCGGACTAAGTTAGCATTCCAGGTGAAGACTAAAAACATAAGCGTCCCTTCCCAAAACAAAAAC CATGTATATAGAGGGATTTCTGATTGTTTCTCAAAAACTTTTAAGGAGGCTGGACTTAGAGGTCTCTACCGTGGTGTTG CCCCATCACTTTACGGGATTTTTCCATATGCTGGTTTGAAGTTCTACTTCTATGAAGAGATGAAGCGGCATGTGCCGgaggaacaaaagaaaaatattatggtCAAGCTGGTATGTGGATCGGTTGCGGGTCTGTTAGGCCAGACCTTTACATATCCTCTTGATGTGGTTAGGAGACAAATGCAG GTTCAACGTCTACTAGCATCCAACAATACAGAGATGATGGGAACATTTGAAACCCTTTCTTTGATAGCTAGAAAACAAGGTTTTAAACAGCTGTTTTCAGGTCTAAGCATCAACTACTTGAAG GTTGTTCCATCAGTAGCAATTGGGTTTACTGTATATGATGTAATGAAAACATACTTAAGAGTTCCATCCCGAGATGAAGCTGTGGTAGAAGTggtaacaaataaaagaaacatccAATCGTCCTCTCTTAATACATAA
- the LOC101207392 gene encoding protein NDL1 isoform X1 codes for MADSNDSVSVDMEKIYLGGKEHHVRTGQGSVSVIVCGDQDKPPLITYPDLALNHMSCFQGLFFFPEAASLLLHNFCIYHISPPGHELGAAEICEDDPSPSADDLADQILEVLNYFGLGAVMCMGVTAGAYILSLFALKYRERVLGLILISPLCKSPSWSEWFYNKVMSNLLYFYGMCGLLKECLLQRYFSKEVRGSAEVAESDIVQACRKLLDERQSNNVLRFLQAINRRPDITEGLKRLRCRTLIFVGDSSPFHSEALHMISKLDRRYSALVEVQACGSMVTEEQPHAMLIPMEYFFMGYGLYRPCQFSDSPRSPLSPSCISPELLSPESMGLKLKPIKTRIS; via the exons ATGGCAGATTCTAATGACTCTGTTTCCGTCGACATGGAGAAGATCTATCTCGGCGGCaag GAGCATCATGTACGAACTGGCCAGGGTTCTGTGTCTGTAATAGTCTGTGGAGACCAAGATAAGCCGCCACTTATTACTTATCCCGATTTGGCTCTAAATC ATATGTCATGTTTTCAAGGATTATTCTTTTTCCCAGAAGCAGCTTCGTTGCTACTTCATAACTTTTGCATCTACCATATCAGCCCTCCTGGACATGAG TTAGGAGCTGCTGAGATTTGTGAGGATGATCCTTCACCCTCTGCCGATGATTTAGCAGATCAAATCCTTGAGGTTCTCAACTATTTTGG ACTCGGTGCGGTGATGTGCATGGGGGTAACAGCTGGCGCTTACATTCTTAGTCTTTTTGCT tTGAAGTATAGAGAGCGAGTTCTTGGTTTAATTCTTATATCCCCCTTATGCAAGTCGCCCTCTTGGTCCGAATGGTTCTATAATAAG GTAATGTCAAACTTGTTGTACTTCTATGGCATGTGCGGTTTGTTGAAAGAGTGCTTGCTTCAGCGGTACTTCAGTAAG GAGGTCCGTGGTAGTGCAGAAGTTGCAGAGTCTGATATAGTTCAAGCATGTAGAAAA CTACTTGATGAGAGACAGAGCAACAATGTTTTGAGGTTCCTCCAAGCCATTAATAG AAGACCAGACATTACTGAAGGGTTAAAAAGGCTCCGGTGTCGTACTCTCATTTTCGTCGGGGATAGCTCACCTTTCCATTCTGAAGCACTCCATATGATATCAAAATTGGATAGAAGATATAGTGCCTTGGTTGAG GTCCAAGCTTGTGGATCGATGGTAACCGAAGAGCAGCCACACGCAATGTTGATACCGATGGAGTACTTCTTCATGGGGTATGGATTATATAGGCCATGCCAGTTCAGTGATAGTCCACGGAGTCCATTAAGTCCATCTTGTATCTCCCCAGAGCTTCTTTCTCCAGAAAGCATGGGATTAAAGctaaaaccaataaaaacgCGCATTTCTTAA
- the LOC116406200 gene encoding uncharacterized protein LOC116406200 gives MALGLVESMESINPLKQNPFLGENYEFTLAQSIQNVLAEIRKGNVVFSQFTKRFYKLIQARADPPLESIWFYSALKFRSSFNPKGDFLERVAAMKVLFQLVCSCSAPCGSSKTITLLSPVVSEVYKLVIDMRGKDLNSTREKKAMREVKSLVEAILGFMNLSSREDSDKNDKSLDFSLITPFMDLISIWTQPNEGLDQFLPLVCSEVREEFSSGECDVRRLAGVVIAEIFLMKLCLDFNYGRSRQDLEKDLITWAVGSITQIRNFYSFETLVRVLLEATLPVTSLLSTDNEALLRKVLYDALILVDYSFLKPEIAINLPAEHVAFLAVKRLILTYEAIEFYREHGDQNRAISYLNAFSSSLVSSQIIRWIKSQMPSNENLNCPNGLSPKVFLEWLLKAEDQGVRVFDNTISNRRSKLVLDTSKSVSFEGDKVDDDLLFYIDKQGGNVNGSEEDTTMDESVNAALASAAPTMSTTENSSVKKLSRKAKKRNKKLKLLSQLKSAVEGDLLFCINKQGENENGNEEDTTMNEPVNEALVSAAPTMSTTENSSVKSLKRKAKRKNKKNKLVKYDLVPNTDATQLKSAVENNDTHSEGEVHNPHSDKDSDMKQ, from the exons ATGGCTTTGGGTCTTGTTGAATCGATGGAATCTATCAACCCTTTAAAGCAAAATCCTTTCCTCGGAGAAAATTACGAGTTTACTCTTGCGCAATCAATCCAGAATGTCTTAGCTGAAATTCGCAAAggaaatgttgttttttctcaatttacgAAAAGATTCTACAAATTGATTCAAGCTAGAGCTGACCCACCATTAGAATCGATTTGGTTTTACTCCGCATTAAAGTTTCGTAGTAGTTTCAATCCTAAAGGCGATTTTTTGGAACGAGTGGCAGCCATGAAAGTCTTGTTTCAGTTGGTATGTTCTTGTTCGGCTCCTTGTGGTTCTTCGAAGACCATTACGTTGCTTTCTCCAGTGGTTTCCGAGGTGTATAAATTGGTTATCGACATGCGTGGAAAGGATTTGAACTCGACAAGGGAAAAGAAAGCAATGAGAGAGGTTAAGTCTTTAGTTGAAGCAATTCTTGGTTTTATGAATCTGAGTTCACGTGAGGATTCGGACAAGAATGATAAATCTCTCGACTTCAGTTTGATTACTCCTTTTATGGATTTAATTAGTATCTGGACGCAGCCAAATGAGGGATTGGATCAGTTCCTACCGCTCGTGTGCAGTGAGGTTCGTGAGGAGTTTAGTTCGGGAGAGTGTGATGTTCGTCGCTTGGCTGGAGTTGTAATCGCTGAGATATTTCTGATGAAACTGTGCTTGGATTTTAACTATGGACGTTCGAGGCAAGATTTGGAGAAAGATCTAATAACATGGGCTGTTGGATCAATAACTCAGATTAGAAATTTCTACTCTTTTG AAACTCTTGTAAGAGTCCTCCTGGAGGCAACTTTACCTGTGACGTCTCTTTTG AGTACTGACAATGAAGCTTTGTTAAGGAAGGTTCTATATGATGCTCTTATATTGGTTGATTATTCGTTTTTGAAACCTGAGATAGCCATTAACTTACCTGCCGAGCATGTGGCGTTTCTTGCTGTTAAGAGATTGATTCTTACTTATGAGGCCATAGAGTTTTACAG GGAGCATGGAGATCAGAATAGAGCCATCTCATATCTAAATGCCTTCTCGAGTTCTCTTGTTTCTTCTCAAATTATTAGATGGATCAAAAGCCAAATGCCTAGCAATGAGAATCTAAATTGCCCCAATGGGTTGTCACCTAAAGTGTTTCTTG AGTGGCTTCTCAAGGCTGAAGATCAAGGTGTAAGAGTATTTGACAATACCATTTCCAATCGTCGATCCAAATTAGTTCTTGATACTTCCAAATCAGTCTCATTTGAGGGAGATAAAGTAGATGATGATCTTTTGTTTTACATCGATAAGCAAGGGGGAAATGTAAATGGAAGTGAGGAGGACACGACAATGGATGAATCGGTAAATGCAGCTCTCGCTTCTGCTGCTCCTACAATGTCAACGACTGAAAATAGTTCGGTCAAGAAGCTAAgtagaaaagcaaaaaaaaggaataaaaagttaaagttgTTAAGTCAGTTGAAGTCAGCTGTTGAGGGCGATCTTTTGTTTTGCATCAATAAGCAaggggaaaatgaaaatggaaatgagGAGGACACGACAATGAATGAACCAGTAAATGAAGCTCTTGTTTCTGCGGCTCCTACAATGTCAACGACTGAAAATAGTTCGGTAAAGAGTCTAAAGAGAAaggcaaaaagaaagaataaaaaaaataaattggttaAGTACGATCTGGTTCCGAACACTGATGCTACCCAGTTGAAGTCAGCTGTTGAGAATAACGATACACACAGCGAGGGGGAGGTTCATAATCCACACTCGGACAAAGATTCTGACATGAAACAGTAA
- the LOC101207641 gene encoding thiamine phosphate phosphatase-like protein: protein MAGITIVFDFDRTIIDGDSDNLVVTQMGLTNLFNKLYSSLAWNSLMDTLIVELQSQGRTMGDIAKCLEGAALHPRIIAAIRSAHDAGCDLRIISDANQFFIETILEHHGVLGCFSTINTNPTFVDGKGRLRISPYHDESSPHGCNLCPSNMCKGLVVDQIRASKGEKNEFIYIGDGGGDYCPTLRLQEGDHVMPRKLYPLSDRINSNQTIVKAKIHEWSDGKELEKILLNILDIKKIQLCNPEVV, encoded by the exons ATGGCTGGGATTACCATAGTTTTCGACTTTGATCGGACGATCATTGATGGGGACAGCGATAATTTGGTGGTGACTCAAATGGGTCTTACAAATCTCTTCAACAAGCTCTACTCTTCCTTGGCGTGGAACTCTCTCATG GATACCTTGATAGTGGAGCTCCAATCACAAGGAAGAACTATGGGGGATATTGCAAAGTGTTTGGAAGGTGCTGCATTGCATCCACGAATTATTGCTGCTATTAGATCAGCTCATGATGCTGG GTGTGACTTAAGGATAATTAGTGATGCAAATCAGTTTTTCATTGAGACAATCTTAGAACATCATGGTGTGTTGGGATGCTTTTCCACTATCAACACAAATCCTACCTTTGTTGATGGAAAAGGAAGGCTTAGAATTTCACCATATCATGATGAATCATCTCCTCATGGCTGCAATTTGTGCCCATCAAATATGTGTAAG GGCCTTGTAGTCGATCAAATCCGAGCATcgaaaggggaaaaaaacgAATTCATATACATTGGAGATGGAGGGGGTGATTATTGTCCAACCCTAAGGCTTCAAGAAGGAGATCACGTGATGCCTAGGAAGCTCTATCCTCTCTCAGATCGCATAAACTCCAATCAAACAATTGTAAAGGCTAAGATCCATGAATGGAGTGATGGGAAAGAGCTGGAGAAGATCTTATTAAACATTTTGGAtatcaaaaaaattcaattatgcAATCCAGAGGTAGTTTAA